One genomic region from Terriglobia bacterium encodes:
- a CDS encoding DUF1800 domain-containing protein, whose amino-acid sequence MPAARKQLILLGLIVLISTAVLFAGDKKSKAKHADSVAAAPMEDDKRIVHALNRFTFGVRPADVERVRAEGLEKWFDEQLHPEKIDDAALESRLEPFRTLKMSTKEMVENFPPPPVLKAIENGRMSMPRDPAKKAVYESRMAAYQQRQQNKQDKVAMGNAAVGDPEMSAAKAQPAIVTQSVGDQKDASQDMSAGNEPLPTADQRKREDAMYADLDTDRLLKLPPDDRYKAILKMPVEERLDLAKTYKGPRAMQLVDDMKPEQRETVEAMIQPQAVLGELAEAKLLRAIYSNRQLDEVMTDFWFNHFNVFIGKGPDRYMVSAYERDVIRPHALGKFKDILAATAKSPAMLFYLDNWQSVGPNSELALYGPGRFRGPRGRFARPRPQAKNRPSGLNENYAREIMELHTLGVDGGYTQKDVTELAKVLTGWTIERPQLGGEFKFNERAHEPGPKYVLGRKIGESGEKEGEEMLDVLAHHPSTAKFISRKLAMRFVSDNPPQALVDRMAETFLKKDGDIREVLRTMFHSPEFWAADAYRAKMKTPFEFVASAARASGADIQNALPLVAILNRMGMPLYAMQPPTGYSMKAETWVNSSALLNRMNFALQLASGRLPGTSLDPQALIPGPAPADPQSALALLEQSILAGDVSSQTHAVIQKQLGDPQISQRKLDDADKRSNYGAIAGLIMGSPEFQRR is encoded by the coding sequence GCCCGCTGCGCGCAAGCAATTGATTCTGCTGGGCCTCATTGTGCTGATCTCCACCGCTGTGCTGTTTGCCGGCGACAAGAAATCCAAAGCAAAACATGCTGATTCCGTCGCTGCGGCGCCTATGGAAGACGACAAGCGCATCGTCCACGCGCTCAACCGTTTTACCTTTGGCGTGCGTCCCGCCGATGTTGAACGCGTGCGGGCTGAAGGGCTGGAAAAATGGTTTGACGAACAGCTGCATCCGGAAAAAATTGATGATGCCGCGCTGGAATCGCGGCTGGAGCCTTTCCGTACGCTGAAGATGAGCACCAAGGAGATGGTGGAAAATTTCCCTCCGCCACCGGTGCTGAAAGCGATTGAGAACGGGCGCATGTCCATGCCGCGCGATCCCGCAAAGAAAGCGGTTTATGAGTCGCGCATGGCAGCCTATCAGCAGCGCCAGCAGAATAAACAAGACAAAGTCGCCATGGGCAATGCCGCTGTGGGCGATCCTGAAATGTCCGCGGCGAAAGCACAACCGGCCATAGTTACACAAAGCGTTGGCGATCAAAAAGACGCATCACAGGATATGTCCGCTGGCAATGAGCCTTTGCCCACCGCAGATCAGCGCAAGCGTGAAGACGCGATGTATGCCGACCTGGATACAGATCGTCTATTAAAGTTGCCGCCTGACGACCGTTATAAAGCCATCCTGAAAATGCCAGTCGAAGAACGCCTGGATCTGGCCAAGACTTACAAAGGCCCGCGCGCCATGCAGCTAGTGGATGACATGAAGCCAGAGCAGCGCGAGACCGTGGAAGCGATGATCCAGCCACAGGCAGTGCTGGGCGAACTAGCTGAAGCTAAGCTGCTGCGTGCCATCTACAGCAACCGCCAGCTTGACGAGGTGATGACGGATTTCTGGTTCAACCACTTCAACGTCTTCATCGGTAAAGGGCCGGACCGCTACATGGTGAGCGCTTATGAGCGTGACGTGATCCGTCCGCACGCGCTGGGTAAATTCAAAGATATTCTGGCCGCGACAGCAAAGAGTCCCGCCATGCTTTTTTATCTGGACAACTGGCAGAGCGTGGGACCGAATTCTGAGCTCGCGCTATATGGCCCCGGACGTTTCCGGGGACCTCGCGGGCGTTTTGCGCGGCCAAGGCCGCAAGCGAAGAACCGTCCAAGCGGACTGAACGAAAATTACGCGCGTGAAATCATGGAACTGCACACGCTTGGCGTGGATGGCGGCTATACGCAAAAAGACGTTACGGAACTGGCCAAGGTGCTTACAGGGTGGACCATTGAGCGGCCGCAGTTGGGCGGCGAATTTAAATTTAATGAGCGTGCGCATGAGCCCGGGCCTAAATATGTCCTGGGACGCAAGATCGGCGAGAGCGGTGAAAAAGAAGGCGAGGAGATGCTGGACGTGCTGGCACATCATCCTTCGACGGCCAAATTTATTTCGCGCAAGCTGGCGATGCGGTTTGTTTCCGACAATCCGCCGCAAGCCCTGGTGGACCGCATGGCGGAAACGTTTTTGAAGAAGGATGGGGACATACGCGAAGTGTTGCGCACCATGTTCCACTCGCCTGAATTCTGGGCCGCCGATGCCTACCGCGCCAAGATGAAAACGCCGTTTGAGTTTGTGGCCTCCGCGGCGCGCGCCTCCGGCGCGGACATCCAGAATGCGCTCCCACTTGTTGCCATCCTCAATCGCATGGGCATGCCGCTCTATGCGATGCAGCCGCCCACGGGTTATTCCATGAAGGCGGAAACGTGGGTCAACTCGTCAGCGCTGTTGAACCGCATGAACTTTGCGCTGCAACTTGCCTCAGGCAGGCTGCCGGGAACATCGCTCGATCCGCAAGCCCTGATCCCCGGCCCTGCACCGGCTGATCCACAATCGGCGCTCGCATTACTGGAGCAATCAATACTTGCGGGTGATGTTTCGTCGCAGACCCATGCAGTGATACAGAAACAGTTGGGCGATCCGCAGATTTCCCAGCGCAAACTGGACGACGCGGATAAGAGATCAAACTATGGCGCGATTGCCGGGCTGATTATGGGCTCGCCAGAATTTCAGAGAAGGTAA
- a CDS encoding DUF1501 domain-containing protein, with protein sequence MSITRRVFLKNGALAIVGTSVVPGFLTRAVYAAETAAPGAKRLIVLFQRGAADGLNIVVPYGEQAYYNMRPSIAIPRQSVLDLDGFFGLHPSMSAFKPLWDQKHLAIVHAAGSPDNTRSHFDAQDYMESGTPGVKSTEDGWLNRAIAGVKEADASPFRAVAMGGALPRTLSGSVPAVAMDNIRAFAVGGRGPKASVASNTFEAMYEQSVDSVLHGTGNETFEAVKMLRSADPEKYSPAAGANYPNGRFGDSLRQVAQLVKANLGVEVAFADIGGWDHHVNEGNVQGQIANLTREFSQSIAALWTDLGDLAEGTVIVTMSEFGRTARENGNRGTDHGHANVMFVLGGPVKGGRIYGRWPGLQQEQLYEERDLAVTTDFRQILSEAVANHLGNKNLTKVFPGFDKSTPKDFLKYLG encoded by the coding sequence ATGTCGATCACTCGTAGAGTTTTTTTGAAGAACGGCGCGCTGGCCATTGTGGGCACCAGCGTTGTGCCCGGTTTCCTTACGCGCGCAGTGTATGCCGCGGAAACCGCTGCTCCGGGCGCAAAGCGCCTGATCGTGCTCTTTCAGCGCGGCGCGGCTGACGGCTTGAACATCGTGGTGCCTTATGGCGAACAGGCGTATTACAACATGCGCCCGAGCATCGCTATTCCTCGGCAAAGCGTGCTCGACCTCGACGGCTTCTTCGGTTTGCATCCGTCGATGTCCGCATTCAAGCCGCTGTGGGACCAAAAGCATCTCGCCATCGTGCATGCGGCGGGCTCGCCGGACAACACACGCTCGCATTTTGATGCGCAGGATTACATGGAATCAGGCACTCCCGGGGTAAAGTCCACTGAAGACGGCTGGCTGAATCGGGCGATTGCAGGCGTGAAGGAGGCTGATGCATCTCCTTTCCGTGCCGTGGCCATGGGCGGCGCGCTTCCGCGCACGCTCAGCGGCTCGGTCCCGGCAGTCGCCATGGATAACATTCGCGCATTTGCCGTGGGCGGACGTGGGCCGAAAGCCAGCGTGGCCAGCAATACTTTTGAAGCCATGTATGAGCAGTCCGTCGATTCAGTGTTGCATGGCACGGGCAACGAGACATTTGAAGCGGTAAAGATGCTGCGCTCTGCCGATCCGGAAAAATATTCGCCCGCCGCCGGCGCAAACTATCCCAACGGCCGCTTTGGTGACAGCCTTCGCCAGGTAGCGCAACTGGTCAAAGCGAATCTGGGCGTTGAGGTGGCATTCGCCGACATCGGAGGATGGGACCACCATGTAAATGAAGGCAACGTGCAAGGACAGATCGCCAATCTTACGCGCGAATTTTCGCAGTCGATTGCCGCGCTGTGGACCGACTTGGGAGACCTTGCGGAAGGCACAGTAATCGTCACGATGTCAGAGTTCGGACGCACGGCGCGTGAAAATGGAAATCGCGGCACCGACCACGGTCACGCCAATGTGATGTTTGTTCTTGGCGGCCCGGTAAAAGGCGGCAGGATCTATGGCCGCTGGCCCGGCCTGCAGCAAGAACAACTTTATGAAGAGCGCGATTTGGCCGTAACGACAGACTTCCGGCAGATTCTCAGTGAAGCCGTGGCTAACCATCTTGGCAATAAGAATCTAACCAAAGTATTTCCGGGCTTCGATAAGAGCACGCCGAAAGATTTCCTGAAGTATCTGGGATAG
- a CDS encoding prepilin-type N-terminal cleavage/methylation domain-containing protein translates to MRISKSQGGFSLTELLVTVAILMAGGAVAVMNVAGAVRGSHVETAYQNTLDQLRFARQVAIDKRTVCRVDFTAPGTISVTQAFADGTPVQTETITLPPDVQYTIVAGMPTPPTPTPDNLGNGNVAIDFDRAAGGSGTTIFFQPDGSALDAAGRTNDGVIYVARPNELTGARAITLLGTTGRIRGWRLGPKPGGGVIWE, encoded by the coding sequence GTGCGTATCAGCAAATCTCAGGGCGGCTTTAGCTTGACCGAACTTCTGGTCACAGTGGCAATTCTTATGGCTGGCGGGGCCGTGGCGGTCATGAACGTTGCGGGCGCGGTGCGGGGTTCGCACGTGGAAACCGCTTACCAGAACACGTTGGACCAGCTGCGCTTTGCGCGTCAGGTTGCCATTGACAAGCGGACTGTTTGCCGTGTGGATTTTACAGCTCCCGGCACAATATCGGTCACGCAAGCATTTGCCGATGGTACTCCGGTGCAGACGGAAACCATCACCTTGCCGCCGGATGTCCAGTACACAATTGTGGCGGGAATGCCAACTCCGCCCACGCCTACACCGGACAATCTTGGCAACGGGAATGTCGCAATCGATTTTGACCGGGCCGCTGGTGGAAGCGGCACCACAATTTTTTTCCAGCCTGATGGCTCCGCATTAGACGCAGCCGGCCGGACGAATGACGGCGTAATCTATGTCGCTCGGCCTAATGAATTGACGGGGGCACGCGCGATCACGCTCCTGGGCACCACCGGCCGTATTCGTGGCTGGAGACTGGGACCGAAGCCGGGTGGAGGTGTGATATGGGAGTAA